A region of Spiribacter roseus DNA encodes the following proteins:
- a CDS encoding D-2-hydroxyacid dehydrogenase: protein MAGAPPRIVVLTAPGEGLPQGMETLQDDADLRVAEDTAGLEAALPGASVLCVTDFRTDALAEAWPAADSLEWIHATSAGVDALMIPAVRDSDIPVTNARGIFDQCIAEYVLGQIIAFCKDFAGNWQLQQAHEWRHRETEPVAGQRLLVVGSGAIGRRIARTCSAIGIECDGVGRRARGGDDDFGAIYAQADLLSLLPDYDFVVIAAPLTEATRGLFGAAEFKAMAEHARLINIGRGPIVQTDALVAALEDGAIDGAALDVFEHEPLPADHPLWDLPNVHLSAHMAGDFIGWKTALSEQFIDNFRRWQRGEALNNPVDKAQGFAASS, encoded by the coding sequence ATGGCCGGCGCGCCGCCACGAATCGTTGTTCTGACCGCCCCCGGCGAAGGGCTTCCCCAGGGCATGGAGACCCTGCAGGATGACGCCGATCTGCGGGTGGCCGAAGACACCGCCGGTCTCGAGGCCGCGCTGCCCGGCGCGAGCGTGCTCTGCGTGACCGACTTTCGCACCGACGCGCTGGCCGAGGCCTGGCCGGCGGCGGATTCGCTGGAATGGATCCACGCCACCAGCGCCGGCGTCGACGCACTTATGATCCCCGCGGTGCGCGACAGCGACATCCCGGTCACCAACGCCCGGGGCATTTTCGATCAGTGCATCGCCGAATACGTACTGGGCCAGATCATCGCCTTCTGCAAGGACTTTGCCGGTAACTGGCAGCTCCAGCAGGCCCACGAGTGGCGGCACCGCGAGACCGAGCCGGTGGCCGGGCAGCGCCTGCTGGTGGTGGGCAGTGGCGCCATCGGCCGGCGCATCGCGCGCACCTGTAGCGCCATCGGCATCGAGTGCGATGGCGTGGGGCGCCGCGCGCGCGGCGGGGATGATGACTTCGGGGCGATCTATGCCCAGGCCGATCTGCTCTCGCTGTTGCCCGACTATGACTTCGTGGTCATCGCCGCACCGCTCACCGAGGCCACCCGCGGACTGTTCGGCGCCGCCGAGTTCAAGGCCATGGCCGAACATGCCCGGCTGATCAATATCGGCCGCGGGCCGATCGTGCAGACCGACGCCCTGGTGGCGGCCCTTGAGGACGGCGCCATCGACGGCGCGGCGCTGGATGTGTTCGAGCACGAGCCGCTGCCCGCCGATCATCCCCTCTGGGATCTACCCAATGTGCACCTCTCGGCGCATATGGCCGGCGATTTCATTGGCTGGAAGACCGCCCTGTCCGAGCAGTTCATCGACAACTTCCGGCGCTGGCAGCGCGGTGAGGCCCTCAACAACCCCGTGGACAAGGCCCAGGGTTTTGCCGCTTCGTCCTGA
- a CDS encoding MFS transporter, which yields MISAVRGLGAHRYLLLFGFLMVFLSGQGQTFLISLYGGELRATFDLSNAEFGGLYSLATLMSGLLVISVGRGVDRLPLPVFTAGVILGAAAGGLLLALAPMAWLLVPAFLLLRLCGQGLMVHVAQTTVGRRIETGRGTAISMVTVGFPTAEAVMPMVVVALIAAFGWRGSWLLLALFLVIVALPLALTLLRMERRSIQSSRDRGSADALAGEEESFGAAPGRRDWTRAEVLRDSRFYRILPALLAPPILITALFFHQVPIAEAKGWSLELVSTAFTAFASTHVLSLLLSGPLVDRIGAQRLLGFYLLPLLFALAVVGFVPGGWAAPLYLGLAGLCIGTAGTLMGALWPELYGLRHLGGIRAMAHGAIVLGTAAGPVLIGFLLDIGMNVPTLALIMMAYLSIAILLVRPVAVAANPPARSVLR from the coding sequence ATGATTTCGGCCGTTCGGGGGCTTGGAGCCCACCGATACCTGCTGTTGTTCGGCTTTTTAATGGTTTTCCTCTCGGGGCAGGGTCAGACGTTTCTGATCTCGCTCTACGGCGGTGAACTGCGCGCGACCTTCGATCTCAGCAATGCCGAGTTTGGCGGGCTCTACTCGCTCGCTACCCTCATGAGCGGGCTTCTGGTGATCAGTGTTGGCCGGGGGGTCGACCGGTTGCCGCTGCCGGTGTTTACCGCTGGGGTCATCCTGGGGGCAGCCGCGGGCGGTCTGCTGCTTGCGCTGGCGCCGATGGCCTGGCTGCTGGTGCCGGCTTTTCTGCTGCTCCGCCTATGCGGGCAGGGGCTGATGGTGCATGTCGCCCAGACGACGGTGGGCCGCCGTATCGAGACGGGCCGGGGCACGGCGATCAGTATGGTGACGGTTGGTTTCCCGACCGCTGAAGCAGTGATGCCCATGGTGGTGGTGGCGCTCATCGCTGCCTTCGGCTGGCGCGGGAGCTGGCTGCTGCTGGCGTTGTTTCTCGTCATCGTTGCCTTGCCCCTCGCGCTCACGCTGCTCCGGATGGAGAGGCGTTCGATCCAGTCGTCCCGCGATCGGGGATCCGCGGATGCGCTGGCCGGTGAGGAGGAGTCCTTCGGGGCGGCGCCAGGGCGGCGGGACTGGACTCGGGCGGAGGTCCTGCGCGATAGCCGCTTCTATCGTATTCTGCCCGCGCTGCTGGCACCGCCTATCCTGATCACGGCGTTGTTTTTCCATCAGGTACCGATCGCCGAGGCCAAGGGGTGGAGCCTGGAGCTGGTTTCAACGGCGTTTACGGCATTCGCCAGTACGCACGTACTCTCCCTGCTGCTGAGTGGCCCGTTGGTCGACCGAATCGGTGCACAGCGCTTGCTTGGTTTTTATCTATTGCCGCTGCTTTTTGCCCTGGCGGTGGTGGGGTTCGTCCCCGGTGGCTGGGCGGCACCGCTGTATCTGGGGCTCGCCGGGTTGTGCATCGGCACGGCCGGGACGTTGATGGGCGCCCTGTGGCCGGAGCTCTATGGCCTCCGGCATCTGGGCGGGATCCGCGCAATGGCGCACGGGGCGATAGTGCTTGGCACCGCCGCTGGCCCCGTGCTGATCGGTTTTCTACTGGATATCGGTATGAACGTTCCAACCCTTGCGCTGATCATGATGGCCTATCTATCCATCGCGATCCTGCTGGTGCGGCCGGTGGCTGTGGCCGCTAACCCACCGGCACGGTCTGTACTTCGGTGA
- the sufT gene encoding putative Fe-S cluster assembly protein SufT, producing MQSNEPVIFERDCEAALIPAGDTGIIPQGAEGMITQALGGSYTVYIQGNLFRVDGKDADAIGKDPEPAPELPENATPEEVEQLVWDQMRRCFDPEIPINVVELGLVYRCDVSLRYNGTRSVEIDMTLTAPGCGMGDILAYDVREKVKQIPTIEDVSVEIVFDPPWSFEMMSEAAKLQTGMM from the coding sequence ATGCAGAGTAACGAGCCGGTGATTTTCGAGCGCGACTGCGAGGCGGCCCTGATTCCGGCGGGCGATACCGGCATCATCCCCCAGGGGGCGGAGGGCATGATCACCCAGGCCCTGGGCGGCAGCTACACGGTCTACATCCAGGGCAACCTGTTCCGGGTGGATGGCAAGGATGCCGATGCCATCGGCAAGGATCCCGAGCCGGCGCCCGAGCTGCCCGAGAACGCCACGCCCGAGGAGGTCGAACAGCTGGTCTGGGATCAGATGCGGCGCTGCTTCGACCCGGAAATCCCCATCAACGTGGTTGAGCTGGGGCTGGTGTACCGCTGCGACGTCAGCCTGCGTTACAATGGCACGCGGTCGGTGGAAATCGATATGACGCTCACGGCACCGGGCTGTGGGATGGGCGACATCCTGGCCTATGACGTGCGCGAGAAGGTCAAGCAGATCCCCACCATCGAAGACGTCAGCGTGGAGATCGTTTTCGACCCGCCGTGGAGCTTCGAGATGATGTCCGAGGCGGCCAAGCTTCAGACCGGGATGATGTAA
- the ribH gene encoding 6,7-dimethyl-8-ribityllumazine synthase, with the protein MDNNNGSSMKTLEGDFMAANARIALVATRFNDFIVDSLIGGARDTLVRHGVEDASLTLVRVPGSWELPLVTDRLARSGDYDGILALGCVIRGGTPHFEYVAGECAKGLGQVSQQRDVPVSFGVLTTDTIEQAIERAGTKAGNKGAESAMALLEMISLLRRL; encoded by the coding sequence ATGGATAACAACAACGGTAGCAGCATGAAGACCCTTGAAGGTGATTTTATGGCCGCCAATGCGCGGATCGCGCTGGTGGCCACCCGATTCAATGATTTTATCGTCGACTCACTCATCGGCGGGGCCCGCGACACGCTGGTCCGCCACGGGGTAGAGGACGCCTCGCTGACGCTGGTGCGGGTGCCCGGCTCATGGGAGCTGCCGCTGGTCACCGACCGGCTGGCGCGATCGGGCGACTACGACGGCATTCTCGCCCTCGGCTGTGTCATCCGCGGTGGAACGCCGCATTTCGAGTATGTCGCCGGCGAATGTGCCAAGGGCCTGGGGCAGGTCAGTCAGCAGCGCGACGTACCGGTGTCGTTTGGCGTGCTCACCACCGATACCATCGAGCAGGCCATCGAGCGGGCCGGGACCAAGGCCGGCAACAAGGGCGCCGAATCCGCCATGGCACTGCTCGAGATGATCAGCCTGCTGCGTCGACTGTGA
- the nusB gene encoding transcription antitermination factor NusB, with product MSAAGANRSRARARRRILQALYQWQMTGGDVGDIQRQFFSDHRLGHMDLDYFSEVFRGVTERVESLDAAYDRYLDRPAVNLDPVERALLRLGSYELEERLEVPYRVCIDQAVELAKAFGAEQSHKYINGVLDRVARDQPLRAEERKRRGR from the coding sequence GTGAGTGCGGCGGGCGCCAATCGCTCGCGGGCCCGGGCCCGTCGGCGCATCCTCCAGGCCCTCTATCAGTGGCAGATGACCGGCGGCGACGTCGGCGACATCCAGCGTCAGTTCTTCAGCGACCATCGTCTGGGGCACATGGATCTGGATTACTTCAGCGAGGTGTTCCGCGGCGTGACCGAACGCGTCGAGTCACTGGATGCCGCCTATGACCGCTATCTGGACCGGCCCGCCGTCAACCTCGATCCGGTGGAACGCGCCCTGCTGCGGCTCGGCAGCTACGAGCTCGAAGAACGCCTCGAGGTGCCCTACCGGGTGTGCATCGATCAGGCGGTGGAGCTGGCGAAGGCGTTCGGCGCCGAGCAGAGTCACAAGTACATCAATGGCGTGCTGGATCGCGTGGCCCGCGACCAGCCACTGCGGGCCGAGGAGCGGAAGCGCCGCGGGCGCTGA
- a CDS encoding NAD-dependent succinate-semialdehyde dehydrogenase, with translation MIDSPLLPSLGGYINNEWLMADKGHTLTVTNPVDNAPLAAVAAMGADETRRATAAAEQALERPATLEQRREWLNAIADALSRHREEIGRILCLEHGKPLAEAQGEADYAAGFFRYAATHIDALAPHTLDERPRDCEWHIHYRPAGVVGLITPWNFPIGMIAKKLSSAIAADCASVVKPSSKTPLTMIALFTLLDREVGLPAGKANLVLGSAGPITDALFDTPSVRVISFTGSTEVGRTLIEQSAPGIKRLTLELGGNAPYIVFADADLDHAADQLIGNKFRGGGQTCVCANRIFVQRDVAAAFAEKLAVRVKALTVGDGMAAGTKLGPLIDENAVAKVERHVSDALDRGARQIFQGDASGLPGTFYPPTVLLDVPSDAACYREETFGPLVPLISFDDEDQAVAMANDTDFGLAAYVFTADQARGHQVIARLRFGHAALNTGSGPTPEAPFGGMKQSGFGREGGLEGLFEFTEVQTVPVG, from the coding sequence ATGATCGACTCTCCCCTTCTCCCGTCGCTGGGCGGTTACATCAATAACGAATGGCTGATGGCGGACAAGGGCCATACCCTGACCGTGACCAATCCCGTCGATAATGCCCCGCTGGCGGCAGTGGCGGCGATGGGCGCCGATGAAACCCGACGCGCGACGGCCGCCGCCGAGCAGGCCCTCGAGCGGCCCGCGACGCTCGAGCAGCGCCGCGAGTGGCTGAATGCCATCGCCGATGCGCTGTCGCGGCATCGCGAGGAGATCGGTCGCATCCTCTGCCTCGAGCATGGCAAGCCGCTGGCCGAAGCGCAGGGCGAAGCCGACTACGCCGCCGGGTTCTTCCGCTATGCCGCGACCCACATCGACGCACTCGCCCCACACACCCTGGACGAGCGGCCGCGCGACTGCGAATGGCATATCCACTACCGCCCGGCCGGCGTGGTGGGGCTGATCACCCCGTGGAACTTCCCCATCGGCATGATCGCGAAAAAGCTCTCCTCGGCGATCGCCGCCGACTGCGCGAGCGTGGTCAAGCCCTCGTCGAAGACGCCGCTGACCATGATCGCGCTGTTCACGCTGCTCGACCGCGAGGTCGGACTGCCGGCGGGCAAGGCCAATCTGGTGCTCGGCTCGGCCGGGCCGATCACCGATGCGCTGTTCGATACCCCCTCGGTGCGGGTGATCAGCTTCACCGGTTCCACCGAGGTGGGGCGCACGCTGATCGAGCAGTCAGCGCCGGGGATCAAGCGACTCACCCTGGAGCTCGGTGGCAATGCCCCCTACATCGTCTTCGCCGATGCCGATCTGGATCACGCCGCGGATCAGTTGATCGGCAACAAGTTTCGGGGGGGCGGGCAGACCTGTGTCTGCGCCAACCGGATCTTCGTCCAGCGTGACGTCGCCGCGGCGTTCGCCGAAAAGCTTGCCGTGCGCGTCAAGGCCCTGACCGTGGGCGACGGCATGGCGGCCGGCACCAAACTGGGCCCGCTGATTGATGAAAACGCCGTCGCCAAGGTCGAGCGGCATGTCAGCGACGCCCTCGACCGCGGTGCCCGGCAGATCTTCCAGGGCGATGCCAGCGGCCTGCCCGGCACATTCTATCCGCCGACGGTGTTGTTGGATGTGCCCAGCGACGCGGCCTGCTACCGCGAAGAGACCTTCGGCCCGCTGGTCCCGCTGATCAGCTTCGATGACGAGGACCAGGCCGTGGCCATGGCCAACGACACCGACTTCGGCCTGGCCGCCTATGTGTTCACCGCCGATCAGGCGCGGGGCCATCAGGTCATCGCCCGGCTGCGCTTCGGCCATGCCGCCCTCAACACCGGCAGTGGCCCGACCCCCGAGGCCCCGTTCGGCGGTATGAAGCAGTCCGGCTTTGGCCGTGAGGGCGGGCTCGAGGGCCTGTTCGAGTTCACCGAAGTACAGACCGTGCCGGTGGGTTAG
- a CDS encoding aspartate aminotransferase family protein: protein MNDNVHHLSPLLRQSSDILVESAQGMYVYSEDGGKYMDFASGIGVLSTGHCHPRVVEAAKDQIDRVVHAQYAIMKHQPILDLSDRIVELMPDAIDSVFFSNAGTEAVEASIRLARQATGKPNIIAFRGCFHGRTMGSLATTSSSAAVRQGVQPLMGGVVTAPFPDTNWYNMSEDEAADFALRELDYILQVQSVPMETAAMLIEPIQGEAGYIPGNTRFMQGLQERCNKHGILLIMDEVQSGNGRTGLMWGYEHFGVEPDVVVSAKGVASGFQLSFMAAPAELMSRALPGSQGGTYGGNAVACAAGLATLDVIRDEKLVENAADRGAQLRARLEDVQSRHPEIGNITGRGLMIGTHLVDAHGKPDGDRGARMLKACEHRGLLMIRCGPWGGNVVRWIPPLIVSAEEIDWAVDQFEAALVETGGGEQPAAIRNTG from the coding sequence ATGAATGATAATGTCCACCATCTCTCCCCGCTGCTTCGCCAGTCCAGCGACATTCTGGTCGAGAGCGCGCAAGGGATGTACGTCTATTCCGAGGATGGCGGCAAGTACATGGACTTTGCGTCGGGCATCGGTGTGCTCAGCACCGGTCACTGCCACCCGCGGGTGGTCGAGGCGGCGAAGGATCAGATCGATCGGGTCGTGCACGCCCAGTACGCGATCATGAAGCATCAGCCGATCCTGGATCTCTCGGATCGCATCGTCGAGCTGATGCCTGACGCCATCGACAGCGTGTTCTTCTCCAATGCCGGGACCGAAGCGGTGGAGGCGTCGATCCGACTGGCCCGCCAGGCCACCGGCAAGCCCAACATCATCGCCTTCCGCGGCTGCTTCCATGGCCGCACCATGGGGTCGCTGGCCACCACCAGTTCCAGTGCCGCCGTGCGTCAGGGCGTACAGCCGCTGATGGGCGGGGTCGTGACGGCGCCGTTCCCGGACACGAACTGGTACAACATGAGCGAGGACGAGGCGGCGGATTTCGCGCTGCGCGAGCTCGACTACATCCTCCAGGTGCAGAGCGTGCCCATGGAGACCGCCGCCATGCTGATCGAGCCCATCCAGGGTGAGGCGGGCTACATCCCCGGCAACACCCGGTTCATGCAGGGCCTGCAGGAACGCTGCAACAAGCACGGCATCCTCCTGATCATGGACGAGGTCCAGTCGGGCAATGGCCGTACCGGCCTGATGTGGGGCTACGAGCACTTCGGGGTCGAGCCTGACGTGGTCGTCTCGGCCAAGGGGGTCGCCAGCGGCTTTCAGCTGTCGTTCATGGCCGCCCCGGCGGAGCTCATGAGCCGGGCCCTGCCGGGCTCGCAGGGTGGCACCTACGGCGGCAACGCCGTGGCCTGCGCCGCCGGACTGGCCACGCTCGACGTGATCCGCGATGAAAAGCTGGTCGAGAATGCGGCGGACCGCGGTGCGCAGCTGCGGGCACGCCTGGAAGACGTGCAGTCGCGGCATCCGGAGATCGGCAACATCACCGGCCGCGGGCTGATGATCGGCACGCATCTCGTCGATGCCCACGGCAAACCGGATGGTGACCGCGGCGCGAGGATGCTCAAGGCCTGCGAGCACCGCGGCCTGCTGATGATCCGCTGTGGCCCGTGGGGTGGCAACGTGGTGCGCTGGATCCCGCCGCTGATCGTCTCCGCCGAGGAGATCGACTGGGCAGTGGATCAGTTCGAGGCGGCACTGGTGGAGACCGGCGGCGGCGAGCAGCCGGCGGCGATCCGCAACACCGGCTAG
- the fnr gene encoding fumarate/nitrate reduction transcriptional regulator Fnr yields MQMRDRVDPSGSCQTKTCSRCSLSRICLPVSLDEADIGTLGRLIEHQPTLRRGEALFDEGDGFRALYAVRAGSLKSFTTTASGEQQVTGFHLPGELVALNAINRWEHPGSAVALETTSVCELPFEKLEDLAADIPDLQRQLLRLMSQEIADDQDMLFTMARRNADERLAILLLSFSERFRQRGLSGTRFRLSMARSDLGNYLGLAPETMSRVFRRFQDQGWIRAEGREVELLSVEALAELAE; encoded by the coding sequence ATGCAAATGCGTGATCGGGTGGATCCTTCCGGATCCTGTCAGACAAAGACCTGCAGCCGCTGCAGCCTGAGCCGGATCTGTCTGCCGGTTTCGCTGGACGAGGCGGATATCGGCACGCTGGGACGGCTGATCGAGCATCAGCCGACGCTGCGCCGGGGCGAGGCGCTGTTCGACGAGGGCGACGGGTTTCGGGCGCTGTATGCCGTGCGGGCCGGGTCGCTGAAATCCTTCACCACCACGGCGAGCGGCGAGCAGCAGGTGACCGGTTTCCATCTGCCGGGCGAGCTGGTGGCGTTGAATGCCATTAACCGCTGGGAGCATCCGGGATCGGCAGTGGCGCTGGAGACCACCAGCGTCTGCGAGCTGCCCTTTGAGAAGCTCGAGGATCTCGCCGCCGACATCCCCGATCTGCAGCGCCAGCTGCTGCGGCTGATGTCGCAGGAGATCGCCGACGATCAGGACATGCTCTTCACCATGGCCCGGCGCAACGCCGACGAGCGGCTGGCCATCCTGTTGCTGAGCTTCTCCGAGCGCTTCCGGCAACGCGGCCTGTCCGGCACGCGCTTTCGCCTGTCCATGGCACGCAGCGATCTGGGGAATTATCTGGGACTGGCGCCGGAGACCATGAGTCGCGTGTTCCGGCGCTTTCAGGATCAGGGCTGGATCCGCGCCGAAGGGCGCGAGGTGGAGCTGCTCTCGGTGGAAGCCCTCGCCGAGCTGGCGGAGTAG
- a CDS encoding pyridoxal phosphate-dependent aminotransferase, which produces MVNPVEMEQGDQAEAPLFSPSLQAIPMPGIRRMINTAAGMEDVIHLSIGQPDFPTPPHIVEAHIDALREGYTGYTMDAGLPELLSELARYYSKRYDRELTEDNFLVTTGATEAMYLALTATAAPGRQFIVTDPTFLLYAPLIRMNGGEVKVIPTRPEHGHQVDPQEVIDAIGMRTFAIVLNSPSNPSGAVYPRETIEAIVQEAAYRGVYVFADEVYDHILLDEGMEFPSVINCASDLDHVMSVSSFSKTFSMAGMRIGWMISSQGAIKKLRRYHMFTTTVASTPAQWAGVAALKGDMACVDDMNAEYRRRRDRVVELVSETPHLTGYVPQGAFYIFPSLPPRTDATDLALRMLEETGVCVIPGDAFGDTCSNAVRISFSNSMENIEEAFARMQPWLARQNF; this is translated from the coding sequence ATGGTGAATCCGGTCGAGATGGAGCAGGGCGACCAGGCCGAGGCGCCGCTTTTCAGTCCGTCTCTGCAGGCGATTCCAATGCCGGGTATCCGGCGGATGATCAACACCGCTGCGGGCATGGAGGATGTGATCCATCTGTCCATCGGCCAGCCCGACTTCCCGACGCCCCCGCACATCGTCGAGGCGCATATCGATGCCCTGCGCGAGGGGTATACGGGCTACACCATGGATGCCGGTCTGCCGGAGCTGCTGAGCGAGCTGGCGCGTTACTACTCGAAGCGCTATGACCGCGAGCTGACCGAGGACAATTTCCTGGTGACCACCGGCGCCACCGAGGCCATGTATCTGGCGCTGACGGCCACCGCGGCGCCCGGTCGGCAGTTCATCGTCACCGACCCGACCTTTCTGCTCTACGCCCCGCTGATCCGTATGAACGGCGGCGAGGTCAAGGTCATCCCGACGCGGCCCGAGCATGGTCACCAGGTCGACCCGCAGGAGGTGATCGACGCCATCGGCATGCGCACCTTCGCGATCGTGCTCAACTCGCCGAGTAACCCCAGCGGGGCGGTCTACCCGCGCGAGACCATCGAGGCCATTGTCCAGGAGGCGGCCTACCGCGGCGTCTATGTGTTCGCCGACGAGGTCTATGACCATATCCTGTTGGATGAGGGGATGGAGTTTCCCAGTGTGATCAACTGCGCGTCGGATCTCGATCACGTGATGTCGGTCTCGAGCTTCTCCAAGACCTTCAGCATGGCCGGCATGCGGATCGGCTGGATGATCTCCAGCCAGGGCGCCATCAAAAAGCTGCGGCGCTATCACATGTTCACCACCACCGTGGCCAGCACGCCGGCGCAGTGGGCCGGGGTGGCCGCGCTCAAGGGCGACATGGCCTGCGTCGACGACATGAACGCCGAGTACCGCCGGCGCCGCGACCGGGTGGTGGAGCTGGTCAGTGAGACACCGCACCTGACCGGCTACGTCCCCCAGGGGGCGTTCTACATCTTCCCGTCGCTGCCGCCACGCACCGATGCCACGGATCTGGCCCTGCGCATGCTCGAGGAGACCGGCGTGTGCGTGATCCCCGGCGATGCCTTTGGTGATACCTGCAGCAACGCCGTGCGGATCAGCTTTTCCAACTCGATGGAGAACATCGAGGAAGCGTTCGCCCGCATGCAGCCGTGGCTGGCCCGACAGAACTTCTGA
- the thiL gene encoding thiamine-phosphate kinase: MARASEFDLIGRYLADRGARRRDVVLGVGDDAAILAGDDRPLLMALDTLVEGVHFPADLPAGWVGHRALAVNLSDIAAMGGEPCWALLGLTLPEADEAWVRAFADGLEALARRHAVALVGGDVTRGPLSISVQVAGHANGPVLRRAGAAVGDRVWVSGRPGDAMGGLAVWQDPTQRDRRQWRGLQQAFIAPRPRVALGQALAGIVSAAIDVSDGLVADAGHIARGSSVAIALHAAACRPSARLRHWLGDTAARQTLLAGGDDYELCFTAPAAADAAVLQAARASRTPVRCIGAVRAGAGVWLDGEALTADAAGYRHFSD, from the coding sequence ATGGCCAGGGCCTCGGAGTTTGATCTGATCGGCCGCTATCTGGCGGACCGCGGCGCCCGGCGCCGCGATGTGGTTCTGGGTGTCGGGGACGACGCCGCGATATTGGCCGGCGACGACCGGCCCCTGCTGATGGCCCTGGACACCCTGGTCGAGGGGGTGCATTTCCCCGCGGATCTGCCAGCCGGATGGGTCGGCCACCGGGCCCTGGCGGTCAACCTGAGTGACATCGCCGCCATGGGGGGCGAGCCCTGCTGGGCGCTGCTGGGGCTGACCCTGCCCGAGGCCGACGAGGCCTGGGTCAGGGCTTTTGCTGATGGCCTTGAGGCGCTGGCCCGACGCCACGCGGTGGCCCTGGTGGGGGGTGACGTGACCCGCGGGCCGCTCAGTATCAGTGTGCAGGTCGCCGGCCACGCCAACGGGCCGGTGCTGCGTCGGGCGGGCGCCGCTGTGGGCGACCGGGTCTGGGTATCGGGTCGGCCCGGCGATGCCATGGGCGGCCTGGCGGTCTGGCAGGATCCGACGCAGCGTGATCGGCGCCAATGGCGGGGGCTGCAGCAGGCGTTCATCGCCCCGCGGCCGCGCGTCGCACTGGGTCAGGCGCTGGCCGGCATCGTCAGCGCCGCGATTGATGTCTCCGACGGGCTGGTGGCGGATGCCGGGCACATCGCCCGCGGCAGCAGCGTGGCCATTGCGCTGCATGCGGCGGCCTGCCGGCCCTCGGCACGGCTGCGTCACTGGCTGGGCGATACCGCCGCGCGCCAGACCCTGCTTGCCGGTGGTGACGACTACGAGCTGTGTTTCACCGCCCCGGCGGCCGCCGATGCGGCCGTCCTGCAGGCGGCACGGGCCAGTCGTACGCCGGTCCGCTGCATCGGGGCGGTGCGCGCGGGTGCCGGCGTGTGGCTTGATGGCGAGGCGTTGACCGCCGACGCCGCCGGCTACCGCCATTTCAGTGACTGA
- the ribB gene encoding 3,4-dihydroxy-2-butanone-4-phosphate synthase — MAFNSIDEIVDDISAGRMVLMLDDEDRENEGDLLMAASMVRPDDVNFMARYGRGLICLTLSRERCEQLRLPLMVSGSSDHQGTQFTLSIEAAQGVTTGISAADRARTIQAAVAPQARPEDIIQPGHVFPLMAQPGGVLTRAGHTEAGCDLARLAGFEPAAVIVEVLNEDGTMARRDDLLAFARAHDIKIGTVADLIAYRVRNERTVERIADCELPTEHGPFHLYAYQDVVDGALHFALLRGRPEPEQPALVRVQVENTLSDLFGAIAPDQTWSLRQSLDEIAGSNAGAACLLMLRTADDRSEVLTRMREFQALAQSGEIQPEPRPVTDQSESLRTYGVGAQILTDLGIRRMRVLSSPKIMYGLSGFGMEVVDYVQTGDDRGVGG; from the coding sequence ATGGCGTTCAACAGCATCGACGAGATCGTCGACGACATCAGCGCCGGGCGCATGGTGCTGATGCTCGACGACGAGGACCGGGAAAACGAGGGCGATCTGCTCATGGCGGCCTCCATGGTGCGGCCGGACGACGTCAATTTCATGGCCCGCTATGGCCGCGGTCTGATCTGCCTGACCTTGAGCCGCGAGCGCTGCGAGCAGCTGCGCCTGCCGTTGATGGTCTCCGGCTCGAGTGATCACCAGGGCACCCAGTTCACCCTGAGCATCGAGGCGGCGCAGGGCGTGACCACGGGGATCTCCGCGGCCGACCGCGCCCGCACCATCCAGGCCGCCGTCGCCCCGCAGGCCCGTCCCGAGGACATCATCCAGCCCGGGCATGTGTTTCCGCTGATGGCGCAGCCGGGCGGCGTGCTGACCCGGGCCGGCCACACCGAGGCCGGTTGCGACCTGGCCCGTTTGGCCGGCTTTGAACCGGCGGCGGTGATCGTCGAGGTGCTCAACGAGGATGGCACCATGGCCCGGCGGGATGATCTGCTGGCGTTCGCCCGGGCGCACGACATCAAGATCGGCACGGTGGCGGATCTGATCGCCTATCGGGTCCGCAACGAGCGCACCGTCGAGCGGATCGCCGACTGCGAGCTGCCCACCGAGCATGGCCCCTTCCACCTGTATGCCTATCAGGACGTGGTGGACGGCGCCCTGCATTTCGCGCTGCTGCGCGGCCGGCCCGAGCCGGAGCAGCCGGCGCTGGTGCGCGTGCAGGTCGAAAACACCCTGTCGGATCTGTTCGGCGCCATCGCCCCCGATCAGACCTGGTCGCTGCGACAGTCACTGGACGAGATCGCCGGTAGCAATGCCGGGGCGGCCTGTCTGCTGATGCTGCGCACCGCCGATGACCGCTCCGAGGTGCTGACCCGCATGCGCGAGTTCCAGGCCCTGGCCCAGAGCGGTGAGATTCAGCCCGAGCCGCGCCCGGTCACCGATCAGAGCGAGTCGCTGCGCACCTATGGCGTGGGGGCGCAGATCCTCACCGATCTGGGCATTCGGCGCATGCGCGTCCTCTCGTCGCCGAAGATCATGTACGGCCTGTCGGGATTCGGCATGGAAGTCGTCGATTACGTCCAGACCGGTGACGACCGGGGCGTTGGCGGCTAG